In Paenibacillus sp. BIC5C1, a genomic segment contains:
- a CDS encoding FTR1 family protein, translated as MMGRIADLKAQKRLYKGRLMRSLLMLLVFLMVGSGVIRLLDMPHSSAEGLQNNEQSVQKQLDSLLPPVGSALVEAGQGKLTEATEDVAEFRQLWNDASTLEPGQNADQVATTASVVGEALSKAEQALSGNDSDAAKQALADLARATNQYIEAFQGAEESNDAGRKAAERLLPDARQSLNAMEQGDWTQAELAYKRIVTAWKGTEAPIRQDHFGVYSQLEKDISLVRIAMQAEPRKEVQATERMQELVTLLTDYSAGTLKEGEVEDTSASSEASSLSDLLKLLEQIEKQIQAGDATSAAAGLERFIVAWPLVEGQVQISSPASYTAIENEMAEASGYVVSNPPNTVKASEVVTRMINRLEPLTATTSYTAWDAALILLREGLEAILVLSALLAYAKKSGENAARRWIWAGAGSGLLISAALAVVLSLTLAVASSGSTREMIEGYTGLAAVVLMLTVGHWMHSKSNTRSWNSYVQRQVGGALARGSLWSLFAVAGLAILREGAETAIFYIGMAPAIETSQMLIGMGAALLILIVLAVAIIQFSVRLPVRWFFLTATLLIYYLVFRFLGESIHSLQVSATLGAHVAPSLPTIGWLGMYPTWETFIPQLVVLLFMIFNLIRTEVRSAKGASKASV; from the coding sequence ATGATGGGCAGGATCGCAGATCTGAAGGCGCAGAAGCGGCTGTACAAAGGAAGATTGATGCGCTCCTTGCTGATGCTGCTGGTGTTCCTGATGGTGGGGTCTGGGGTAATTCGTTTACTAGATATGCCACACTCTTCTGCTGAAGGGCTACAAAACAATGAGCAGTCTGTGCAAAAACAACTGGATAGTCTATTGCCGCCTGTAGGCAGCGCCTTGGTTGAAGCGGGACAGGGCAAGCTGACAGAAGCCACAGAGGACGTCGCCGAATTCCGGCAACTATGGAATGATGCCAGCACGTTGGAGCCGGGGCAGAATGCTGATCAGGTTGCGACGACCGCCAGCGTTGTAGGTGAAGCCTTGTCCAAAGCCGAACAGGCACTGTCGGGCAATGATTCTGATGCTGCCAAGCAAGCACTGGCCGATCTGGCCCGTGCGACCAATCAGTACATTGAGGCGTTTCAAGGTGCGGAAGAGAGCAACGACGCAGGACGTAAAGCCGCCGAAAGGTTGCTGCCAGACGCACGTCAAAGTTTGAATGCAATGGAACAGGGCGATTGGACTCAGGCAGAGCTTGCCTATAAACGGATTGTTACGGCCTGGAAAGGCACCGAAGCTCCAATCCGTCAGGATCATTTTGGCGTATACAGCCAGTTGGAAAAAGACATCAGCTTGGTTCGAATTGCAATGCAGGCCGAGCCCCGCAAGGAAGTACAGGCAACAGAGCGTATGCAGGAACTGGTCACGTTGCTCACAGACTACAGTGCAGGGACACTCAAGGAAGGGGAAGTTGAGGATACATCAGCATCCTCAGAGGCTTCTTCATTATCCGACCTGCTGAAATTACTGGAGCAAATAGAGAAGCAAATTCAGGCGGGGGATGCCACTTCTGCTGCGGCGGGATTGGAGCGGTTTATCGTGGCCTGGCCTTTGGTTGAAGGTCAGGTACAGATATCATCTCCGGCTTCATATACGGCAATTGAGAATGAGATGGCGGAAGCATCCGGGTATGTCGTCTCCAATCCGCCAAATACGGTGAAGGCATCCGAGGTTGTAACCCGTATGATCAATCGGCTGGAGCCGTTAACGGCTACCACCTCATACACGGCTTGGGATGCGGCATTAATTCTGCTTCGCGAAGGATTGGAAGCCATTCTGGTACTGTCTGCATTGCTTGCTTATGCCAAGAAGAGTGGAGAGAATGCGGCCCGGCGCTGGATCTGGGCGGGAGCTGGTAGTGGCCTGCTGATCAGTGCGGCGCTGGCTGTTGTGCTGTCGCTGACCCTAGCTGTGGCATCATCGGGCAGCACAAGGGAGATGATTGAAGGGTATACGGGCCTTGCTGCCGTTGTACTGATGCTGACGGTTGGACATTGGATGCATAGCAAATCGAATACCCGCTCCTGGAATAGCTATGTACAGCGACAGGTGGGGGGTGCACTGGCCCGGGGAAGTCTGTGGTCACTCTTCGCTGTGGCGGGTCTTGCCATATTGCGAGAAGGTGCAGAGACTGCAATCTTTTATATCGGCATGGCGCCTGCAATTGAGACCTCGCAGATGTTGATCGGTATGGGGGCGGCGTTGCTCATCCTGATTGTATTGGCTGTGGCCATTATTCAGTTCAGTGTACGTCTGCCTGTACGATGGTTTTTCCTGACCGCAACGCTGCTGATTTATTATCTGGTATTTCGTTTCCTTGGAGAGAGTATTCACTCCCTACAAGTTTCGGCAACCCTTGGGGCTCATGTCGCACCAAGTCTGCCGACAATTGGTTGGCTTGGCATGTATCCGACATGGGAGACCTTTATTCCACAACTCGTTGTTCTGCTCTTTATGATCTTTAATTTGATTCGTACAGAAGTACGTTCAGCCAAAGGAGCATCCAAGGCATCCGTGTAG
- the efeB gene encoding iron uptake transporter deferrochelatase/peroxidase subunit — MTEQKKDSLKKPLSRREMLKLTGVAGLGLLLGGGGASGLMALSRKSSPAALDVNTPDNALPFYGKHQAGIITPAQDFICFAAFDVTAGSADELRRLFKNWTAAAAAMATGEMIGEHNTTLNTPPTDTGEAAGLTPSRTTLTFGVGPSLFDGRFGLQGRKPKGLRDLPAFAGDALDPQWCGGDLCVQVCADDMQVAFHAIRNLARIARGHAVLRWTQEGFQRTGRADPAGGTPRNLLGFKDGTGNPDTTDAVLMDQTVWAQPADGSGWMAGGSYMAVRRVRMRVEVWDRSTLKDQEATFGRHRNSGAPLGSRGEFDPVDLKAKSADGQPVIPATSHLRLAKGDGSQQILRRSYSYSSGLDAKTGQLDAGLLFISYQRDLEKQFIPIQKRLATNDKLNEYTVHTGSAVFACFPGITNGGYIGDTLI, encoded by the coding sequence ATGACCGAGCAGAAAAAGGATTCGCTGAAAAAGCCGTTGTCACGGCGTGAAATGCTGAAGCTGACCGGCGTGGCCGGATTGGGTCTGCTCTTGGGCGGAGGCGGTGCCAGCGGTCTGATGGCGCTGAGCCGCAAAAGCAGTCCGGCGGCATTGGATGTGAACACGCCGGACAATGCACTGCCCTTCTACGGCAAGCATCAGGCAGGCATTATTACCCCGGCTCAGGATTTCATCTGCTTTGCCGCCTTTGATGTGACGGCGGGAAGTGCGGATGAACTGCGCCGTCTGTTCAAGAACTGGACGGCGGCTGCCGCTGCCATGGCCACCGGAGAGATGATTGGCGAACATAATACAACGCTGAATACTCCGCCTACCGATACGGGCGAAGCGGCAGGCCTGACACCGTCACGAACCACGTTGACGTTTGGTGTGGGGCCCTCTTTGTTTGACGGGCGCTTCGGGCTGCAGGGCCGGAAGCCCAAGGGCCTGCGTGATCTGCCGGCATTCGCCGGAGATGCGCTGGACCCGCAGTGGTGTGGTGGCGACCTGTGCGTGCAAGTCTGCGCAGACGATATGCAGGTCGCCTTCCATGCTATCCGCAATCTCGCGCGCATCGCACGCGGGCATGCGGTATTGCGCTGGACGCAGGAAGGTTTCCAGCGCACAGGCCGAGCTGACCCTGCGGGTGGAACACCGCGCAATTTGCTCGGCTTCAAGGATGGCACCGGCAATCCGGATACAACGGATGCCGTGCTGATGGATCAGACCGTCTGGGCGCAGCCGGCTGACGGTTCGGGGTGGATGGCCGGTGGCAGCTATATGGCCGTCCGCCGGGTTCGCATGCGTGTGGAGGTGTGGGATCGCTCCACACTGAAAGACCAGGAGGCGACATTTGGACGCCACCGGAATAGCGGAGCGCCGCTCGGTAGCCGCGGCGAGTTCGATCCGGTAGATCTGAAGGCCAAGTCTGCCGATGGACAGCCTGTCATTCCGGCAACGTCACATCTGCGCCTCGCCAAGGGAGACGGCAGTCAGCAAATTTTACGCCGCTCCTACTCGTATTCGAGTGGGCTTGATGCCAAGACCGGACAGCTGGATGCAGGTTTGCTGTTCATTAGCTATCAAAGGGACCTGGAGAAGCAATTTATTCCGATTCAGAAACGACTGGCAACGAACGACAAGCTGAACGAATATACCGTGCACACGGGTAGTGCTGTATTTGCCTGTTTCCCCGGAATTACGAATGGCGGATATATCGGTGACACCTTAATTTAA
- the efeO gene encoding iron uptake system protein EfeO → MKKILALPAVVLATSVLLAACGNNDTSDKQAETPAAQSENQASTETTDAAGQETAGSDYTTAVDGYRTFAIEQIDEFVKQTEKFTDAVKAGDLETAKSLYAPARMYYERIEPVAEALGDLDPNIDARDGDVEAADWRGFHRIEKALWEDKTTDGMTDFADTLLSDAKLLRAKVETMDIDASLMVTGAVELLNEVSSSKVTGEEERYSHTDLYDFAANVEGAREIYNLLKDDLAAKDKDLNQQIADRFDALEKELAPFKDGDGYVSYEKLKDEDVKKLSQNLDALAEPLSNMGQVLGV, encoded by the coding sequence TTGAAAAAAATATTGGCATTGCCGGCTGTTGTGCTGGCAACTTCGGTTTTACTCGCCGCTTGCGGCAACAATGATACTTCGGACAAGCAGGCAGAGACGCCTGCTGCTCAAAGCGAAAATCAAGCTTCCACAGAAACCACGGATGCAGCAGGTCAGGAAACGGCGGGGAGCGATTATACAACCGCAGTGGATGGCTATCGCACGTTTGCAATTGAGCAGATCGATGAATTCGTGAAGCAAACGGAGAAGTTCACGGATGCTGTGAAAGCGGGTGATCTGGAGACTGCCAAATCATTATATGCACCAGCTCGTATGTATTATGAACGCATTGAACCGGTAGCCGAGGCACTTGGGGATCTGGACCCGAATATTGATGCACGTGACGGAGATGTGGAGGCTGCCGACTGGCGTGGATTCCACCGGATTGAGAAAGCGCTTTGGGAAGACAAGACGACCGATGGCATGACTGACTTTGCGGATACCTTGTTAAGTGATGCTAAGCTCCTGCGTGCCAAAGTCGAGACGATGGACATCGATGCGAGTCTTATGGTAACGGGTGCGGTAGAACTGCTGAATGAGGTTTCCTCCAGCAAGGTAACCGGTGAAGAAGAACGTTATTCCCATACGGATCTGTATGATTTTGCAGCGAATGTAGAGGGGGCACGCGAGATATATAATCTGCTCAAGGATGATCTGGCTGCCAAAGACAAGGATCTGAATCAGCAAATTGCAGACCGATTCGATGCGCTCGAAAAAGAGCTTGCTCCATTCAAGGATGGAGACGGGTACGTTTCCTACGAGAAGCTGAAGGATGAGGACGTGAAGAAGTTGAGTCAGAACCTGGATGCATTGGCTGAACCGCTGTCGAACATGGGACAAGTACTGGGAGTGTAG
- a CDS encoding zinc ribbon domain-containing protein, producing the protein MKCPVCNHENGNASFCERCGSNLTPSSPTADSAQDQQSAAAEPEYTRWSSTQATPSHDPISSNTPSAPRPVQQVSDSSAAEGASSSGDNNANQWNNIVQNEKVQQAKEVSKQYLSYFLSVLTRPYQTMKTVGEQHSLNGWITMALIAVLSSTYFLITFGRMEMDGLFIGGFIRPLLFTAISLIVAIALMYAILKIEKITFRPKTLVAQFGTLLVPAVASLVLANLFIVISYSIAIFFLVVSFLIIFVSLNTVLFQYPLNRTKAAIDSMYSVLIANVVLFYILYRLLATMIIGLISLMFSPFGRM; encoded by the coding sequence ATGAAATGCCCAGTATGTAATCATGAAAATGGAAATGCTAGTTTTTGCGAGAGGTGCGGCTCTAATCTAACCCCTTCCTCCCCTACTGCAGATTCCGCTCAGGATCAACAATCCGCTGCTGCCGAACCCGAATACACCCGTTGGTCGAGCACACAGGCAACACCTTCTCATGATCCCATTTCTTCCAACACACCTTCTGCTCCCAGACCTGTACAACAGGTATCCGACTCTTCCGCCGCAGAGGGCGCTTCATCTTCTGGAGACAACAATGCCAATCAGTGGAATAACATCGTACAAAATGAGAAAGTTCAGCAAGCCAAAGAAGTAAGCAAACAGTATCTATCCTATTTCCTTAGTGTTCTCACCCGTCCTTATCAAACTATGAAAACTGTTGGTGAACAGCATTCTCTTAACGGCTGGATCACGATGGCTCTGATTGCGGTTCTATCCTCTACATACTTTTTGATTACTTTCGGCCGGATGGAAATGGACGGATTGTTCATTGGCGGGTTTATCAGACCGCTGTTGTTCACCGCCATTTCTTTGATCGTAGCTATCGCATTGATGTATGCCATATTGAAGATTGAAAAAATAACGTTCCGCCCCAAAACACTGGTTGCCCAGTTCGGTACATTACTTGTGCCCGCTGTAGCGTCGCTCGTCCTGGCGAATCTGTTTATTGTTATCTCGTATTCCATCGCTATCTTCTTCCTCGTTGTCTCGTTTTTGATTATCTTTGTATCTCTTAATACGGTGCTGTTCCAGTATCCGCTGAATCGGACCAAGGCAGCTATCGATAGCATGTACAGCGTGTTGATTGCCAATGTTGTATTGTTTTATATTCTGTATCGCTTGTTGGCTACAATGATCATTGGATTGATTAGCCTGATGTTTTCTCCATTTGGTCGTATGTAG
- a CDS encoding DUF3105 domain-containing protein, whose product MDMNMNHMQMEHEAGTSYLWLIVGAIVLLLSIAAYIWSARTQKSVLAHMKKDERAVIKKKTRSIRLAAHALLGVSIIAFSLFFMQGALTKYDVADLNAGAAIDVTDDKYYGADHTEEPIQYEMTIPTSGPHNPHDIKFGFYTDFPGYPYLVHNLEHGDIIIYYRENASDELKEHLKYLAKFRKAGSGILAVPSKDIPEGSEVVVTAWTKTMKLDQFDDAKVGTFINKYINQGPEKIPASIRQGGGTM is encoded by the coding sequence ATGGACATGAATATGAATCATATGCAAATGGAGCACGAGGCAGGCACATCCTACCTATGGCTTATCGTCGGTGCAATCGTTCTATTGCTCTCCATCGCAGCTTATATCTGGTCTGCACGCACCCAGAAGTCTGTACTTGCACATATGAAGAAGGATGAACGCGCTGTGATTAAAAAGAAAACCCGATCCATCCGCCTGGCTGCTCATGCACTACTGGGGGTGTCGATCATTGCGTTTAGTCTTTTCTTCATGCAGGGCGCACTTACCAAGTATGATGTTGCGGATCTGAATGCTGGTGCTGCGATTGACGTGACCGACGATAAATATTACGGAGCCGATCATACAGAAGAACCGATCCAATATGAGATGACCATCCCGACGTCAGGGCCTCATAACCCGCATGATATCAAGTTTGGATTTTACACCGATTTCCCCGGCTATCCATATCTGGTACATAATCTGGAACATGGGGATATCATCATTTATTATCGTGAGAACGCAAGTGATGAGTTGAAGGAGCATCTGAAATACCTTGCCAAGTTCCGCAAAGCTGGATCAGGTATCCTTGCTGTGCCGAGCAAGGACATCCCTGAGGGCAGTGAGGTCGTCGTGACGGCATGGACCAAAACGATGAAGCTGGACCAATTCGATGATGCCAAAGTAGGCACTTTTATTAATAAATATATTAATCAGGGACCAGAAAAGATCCCTGCCTCCATCCGCCAGGGTGGCGGGACGATGTAA
- a CDS encoding methyl-accepting chemotaxis protein, whose translation MNSLFMRIFLFFSCLMLAAGAVLGITMYRSSAQLVEQSMGMQAQAVAERAAQSIDTSLYAPLSTGRDQTEYYDTLREQLSQLRQANGLKYLYTLGKREENGASSYYYVVDGAAPDVEEDDFSPYGSPEENQYAGMLQAFAQNEPFRGDLTQDEYGATITAYVPIHGANGELLGLVGADLDSTAVYELMTRNRMTMIWTALAIVLLSVLLVYGFAHYLTRPLVKLKKIIAEVGKGDLTVNVELGRKDEVGQLASEFKHLVTDTRDVMTGIRKSSDSLLQAAEGVSRHSQATAEASQRIAEHTDHTAKGAAEQVARAGEVTVAMEEITRSMQHIANSSSMVADVSEETTHNAIQGQTNINTAIDRMDKIHQANAQMEASTSQLAQYSSKIESVAHMMKGIASQTSLLALNASIEAARAGEHGSGFAVVASEVRKLAGESEQSSQHVTELIAEMTRQTAVLSSHMSASTSEVQAGLAVVQEAGRSFTSIHSGIETMNERLHEVSAASEQLSASAEEVSASVEDMEHISRKSSSSIQEVSAATDGQLQSMDEMSTSAESLRVLSSELNGLISRFKI comes from the coding sequence ATGAACAGTTTGTTTATGCGTATCTTTTTATTTTTTTCCTGTCTGATGCTGGCGGCAGGAGCCGTTCTTGGCATTACCATGTATCGCTCATCCGCACAGTTGGTTGAACAATCGATGGGTATGCAGGCACAGGCTGTTGCCGAACGAGCAGCACAATCCATTGACACCTCCCTGTATGCGCCACTCAGTACAGGACGGGATCAAACCGAGTATTACGATACCTTGCGCGAACAACTCAGCCAGCTTCGCCAGGCCAATGGGTTGAAGTATCTATACACGCTTGGTAAGCGTGAAGAGAACGGAGCCTCATCGTATTATTACGTGGTGGATGGAGCTGCTCCAGATGTAGAAGAGGATGATTTCTCGCCTTACGGGTCGCCTGAAGAAAATCAATATGCAGGGATGCTGCAAGCCTTTGCACAAAACGAACCTTTCCGGGGCGATCTGACCCAGGATGAATACGGAGCAACGATTACAGCCTATGTACCAATTCATGGGGCTAACGGGGAACTGCTTGGTCTGGTTGGCGCCGATCTTGACTCCACTGCCGTCTACGAGTTGATGACACGCAATCGGATGACCATGATCTGGACTGCTCTTGCCATCGTATTACTCAGCGTACTGCTGGTCTATGGATTTGCGCATTATTTGACCCGTCCTCTGGTGAAACTGAAGAAAATCATTGCTGAGGTGGGCAAAGGTGATCTGACTGTCAATGTCGAGCTTGGACGCAAGGATGAGGTTGGGCAGCTTGCTTCGGAGTTCAAACATCTGGTCACGGATACAAGAGATGTCATGACAGGTATCCGTAAAAGCTCCGATTCCCTGCTGCAAGCAGCCGAAGGGGTATCCAGACACTCGCAGGCGACAGCGGAAGCCAGCCAGCGCATTGCTGAGCACACAGACCACACAGCCAAAGGCGCTGCGGAGCAGGTTGCACGGGCAGGTGAAGTCACTGTAGCAATGGAGGAGATTACACGCAGCATGCAGCATATTGCGAATTCATCTTCCATGGTGGCTGATGTATCCGAGGAGACAACCCACAACGCGATACAGGGCCAGACCAACATCAACACAGCAATTGACCGCATGGACAAGATTCATCAGGCCAACGCTCAGATGGAAGCATCCACCTCCCAGCTCGCGCAATACTCCAGCAAAATTGAATCGGTAGCCCACATGATGAAGGGTATTGCTTCCCAGACTAGTCTGCTGGCATTGAATGCAAGCATTGAAGCTGCTCGTGCCGGGGAACATGGCAGCGGATTCGCCGTAGTTGCTTCCGAGGTTCGAAAGCTTGCGGGGGAATCAGAGCAATCGTCCCAACATGTGACTGAACTGATCGCCGAAATGACGCGCCAGACTGCCGTTTTATCTTCGCATATGTCAGCCAGTACCTCAGAAGTTCAGGCTGGTCTTGCTGTTGTTCAGGAAGCAGGACGTTCGTTCACATCCATTCATTCCGGCATTGAGACGATGAATGAACGTCTGCACGAAGTGTCCGCCGCTTCCGAGCAGCTCTCTGCCAGTGCCGAAGAGGTATCCGCCTCCGTTGAGGATATGGAACATATCTCGCGTAAGTCCTCTTCCAGTATTCAGGAGGTTTCCGCTGCAACTGACGGGCAGCTGCAATCGATGGATGAGATGAGTACTTCCGCGGAATCCCTTCGTGTGTTGTCCAGTGAATTGAATGGGTTGATAAGCCGATTCAAAATTTAA